Proteins co-encoded in one Nothobranchius furzeri strain GRZ-AD chromosome 4, NfurGRZ-RIMD1, whole genome shotgun sequence genomic window:
- the mob2a gene encoding MOB kinase activator 2a isoform X3 — MGVLVCCDCFFYRKSKTKPNGKKPPAEEKKLYLDTEFTKIRVVDFDLKELVVLPREIDLNEWLASNTTTFFNLINLQYSTISEFCTGDTCQAMTACSTIYYWYDERGKKTKCTAPQYVDFVMSLCQKLVTDEEIFPTKYGKEFPNSFESLVKKICRYLFHVLAHLYWAHFKETVALELQGHLNTLYAHFIVFVREFNLIDPKETCIMDDLSEILCNPAPLPAPVPAPSTPASAPPPSSQNHVTER, encoded by the exons GAAGTCGAAGACGAAGCCGAATGGAAAGAAGCCACCTGCAGAGGAGAAGAAGCTCTACTTGGACACGGAGTTCACAAAAATCCGCGTGGTGGACTTTGACCTGAAGGAGCTGGTGGTGCTGCCCAGAGAGATCGACCTCAACGAGTGGCTGGCTAGCAACA CGACGACGTTTTTCAATCTTATCAACCTGCAGTACAGCACCATTTCAGAGTTCTGCACCGGGGACACCTGTCAAGCCATGACCGCCTGTAGCAC AATATACTACTGGTATGATGAGAGGGGGAAGAAGACGAAGTGCACTGCTCCGCAGTACGTCGACTTTGTCATGAGTCTGTGTCAGAAGCTGGTCACTGACGAGGAGATCTTTCCTACGAAATATG GCAAAGAGTTCCCCAACTCGTTCGAGTCCTTGGTAAAGAAGATCTGCCGGTACCTGTTCCACGTGCTGGCTCACCTCTACTGGGCGCACTTTAAGGAGACGGTGGCTCTGGAACTGCAGGGCCACTTGAACACTCTGTATGCACATTTCATCGTTTTCGTAAGGGAGTTCAACCTGATCGACCCCAAGGAGACCTGTATCATGGACGACTTGTCTGAAATCCTCTGCAATCCGGCGCCTCTCCCCGCACCTGTCCCAGCCCCCTCCACCCCGGCCTCGGCACCCCCTCCTTCTTCACAAAACCACGTGACGGAGAGATGA
- the kcnj11 gene encoding ATP-sensitive inward rectifier potassium channel 11, with translation MLSRKGLIPEDYLLTRLAEDVQQPKYKTKQGKARFVRKNGACNVAHTNIREQGRFLQDVFTTLVDLKWLHTLIIFTMSFLCSWLLFGMIWWLVAFAHGDLDQKGDDFVPCVTDIHSFSSAFLFSIEVQVTIGFGGRMITEECLSAIIILILQNIVGLVINAIMLGCIFMKTAQANRRAETLIFSKHAVISLRNNRLCFMIRIGDLRKSMIISATVRMQVVRRTTTDEGEVVPLDQIDIHMDNPVGTNGIFLVSPLIITHVIDKTSPLYNLSRDDLEQQDIEVIVVLEGVVETTGITTQARTSYVSEEILWGQRFVPTVSEEDGIYAVDYCKFGNTMKVPTPCCSAKELEEAGDSARFSLNDGATSRTSVRRRRKAAVVRKSRMENK, from the coding sequence ATGTTATCTAGAAAAGGACTCATTCCTGAAGATTACCTGCTGACACGCTTAGCAGAGGATGTCCAGCAGCCGAAATACAAGACTAAACAAGGGAAGGCTCGGTTCGTGAGGAAGAACGGCGCCTGTAACGTAGCGCACACCAACATCAGAGAACAGGGTCGCTTCTTGCAGGACGTGTTCACCACTCTGGTGGATTTAAAATGGCTCCACACGCTCATCATCTTCACCATGTCCTTCCTGTGCAGCTGGTTGCTCTTCGGGATGATCTGGTGGCTTGTTGCCTTTGCGCACGGCGACCTAGACCAGAAAGGAGACGACTTTGTCCCGTGCGTAACGGACATCCACTCCTTCTCCTCTGCGTTCCTCTTCTCCATAGAGGTCCAGGTAACCATCGGCTTCGGGGGTCGGATGATCACAGAAGAGTGCCTCTcagccatcatcatcctcatcctgcaGAATATCGTTGGACTGGTCATCAACGCCATCATGCTGGGGTGCATCTTCATGAAAACCGCGCAGGCCAATAGGCGCGCGGAGACGCTCATCTTCAGCAAGCACGCGGTCATCTCCCTCCGAAACAACAGGCTCTGCTTCATGATCCGCATCGGGGATCTGAGGAAAAGCATGATTATCAGCGCCACTGTGCGGATGCAGGTGGTCCGGAGAACCACCACTGACGAGGGGGAGGTGGTTCCTCTGGACCAGATCGACATCCACATGGATAACCCGGTGGGCACCAACGGAATTTTCCTGGTGTCTCCCCTCATCATCACCCACGTGATCGACAAAACCAGCCCTCTCTACAATCTGTCACGCGACGACCTGGAGCAGCAGGACATCGAGGTGATCGTGGTGCTGGAGGGCGTGGTGGAGACCACAGGCATCACCACGCAGGCCAGGACCTCCTACGTGTCAGAGGAGATCCTGTGGGGGCAACGCTTTGTGCCAACAGTCTCCGAGGAGGACGGCATTTACGCGGTGGACTACTGCAAGTTCGGAAACACGATGAAAGTCCCGACTCCGTGCTGCAGCGCCAAGGAGCTGGAGGAGGCAGGAGACAGCGCCAGGTTTAGCCTGAACGATGGCGCCACCTCGCGGACGTCCGTGAGAAGGAGGCGCAAAGCCGCGGTGGTCCGCAAATCCAGGATGGAAAACAAGTGA
- the mob2a gene encoding MOB kinase activator 2a isoform X2 has protein sequence MRFKRNASYTLNRKSKTKPNGKKPPAEEKKLYLDTEFTKIRVVDFDLKELVVLPREIDLNEWLASNTTTFFNLINLQYSTISEFCTGDTCQAMTACSTIYYWYDERGKKTKCTAPQYVDFVMSLCQKLVTDEEIFPTKYGKEFPNSFESLVKKICRYLFHVLAHLYWAHFKETVALELQGHLNTLYAHFIVFVREFNLIDPKETCIMDDLSEILCNPAPLPAPVPAPSTPASAPPPSSQNHVTER, from the exons GAAGTCGAAGACGAAGCCGAATGGAAAGAAGCCACCTGCAGAGGAGAAGAAGCTCTACTTGGACACGGAGTTCACAAAAATCCGCGTGGTGGACTTTGACCTGAAGGAGCTGGTGGTGCTGCCCAGAGAGATCGACCTCAACGAGTGGCTGGCTAGCAACA CGACGACGTTTTTCAATCTTATCAACCTGCAGTACAGCACCATTTCAGAGTTCTGCACCGGGGACACCTGTCAAGCCATGACCGCCTGTAGCAC AATATACTACTGGTATGATGAGAGGGGGAAGAAGACGAAGTGCACTGCTCCGCAGTACGTCGACTTTGTCATGAGTCTGTGTCAGAAGCTGGTCACTGACGAGGAGATCTTTCCTACGAAATATG GCAAAGAGTTCCCCAACTCGTTCGAGTCCTTGGTAAAGAAGATCTGCCGGTACCTGTTCCACGTGCTGGCTCACCTCTACTGGGCGCACTTTAAGGAGACGGTGGCTCTGGAACTGCAGGGCCACTTGAACACTCTGTATGCACATTTCATCGTTTTCGTAAGGGAGTTCAACCTGATCGACCCCAAGGAGACCTGTATCATGGACGACTTGTCTGAAATCCTCTGCAATCCGGCGCCTCTCCCCGCACCTGTCCCAGCCCCCTCCACCCCGGCCTCGGCACCCCCTCCTTCTTCACAAAACCACGTGACGGAGAGATGA
- the mob2a gene encoding MOB kinase activator 2a isoform X4, with amino-acid sequence MDWLMGKSKTKPNGKKPPAEEKKLYLDTEFTKIRVVDFDLKELVVLPREIDLNEWLASNTTTFFNLINLQYSTISEFCTGDTCQAMTACSTIYYWYDERGKKTKCTAPQYVDFVMSLCQKLVTDEEIFPTKYGKEFPNSFESLVKKICRYLFHVLAHLYWAHFKETVALELQGHLNTLYAHFIVFVREFNLIDPKETCIMDDLSEILCNPAPLPAPVPAPSTPASAPPPSSQNHVTER; translated from the exons GAAGTCGAAGACGAAGCCGAATGGAAAGAAGCCACCTGCAGAGGAGAAGAAGCTCTACTTGGACACGGAGTTCACAAAAATCCGCGTGGTGGACTTTGACCTGAAGGAGCTGGTGGTGCTGCCCAGAGAGATCGACCTCAACGAGTGGCTGGCTAGCAACA CGACGACGTTTTTCAATCTTATCAACCTGCAGTACAGCACCATTTCAGAGTTCTGCACCGGGGACACCTGTCAAGCCATGACCGCCTGTAGCAC AATATACTACTGGTATGATGAGAGGGGGAAGAAGACGAAGTGCACTGCTCCGCAGTACGTCGACTTTGTCATGAGTCTGTGTCAGAAGCTGGTCACTGACGAGGAGATCTTTCCTACGAAATATG GCAAAGAGTTCCCCAACTCGTTCGAGTCCTTGGTAAAGAAGATCTGCCGGTACCTGTTCCACGTGCTGGCTCACCTCTACTGGGCGCACTTTAAGGAGACGGTGGCTCTGGAACTGCAGGGCCACTTGAACACTCTGTATGCACATTTCATCGTTTTCGTAAGGGAGTTCAACCTGATCGACCCCAAGGAGACCTGTATCATGGACGACTTGTCTGAAATCCTCTGCAATCCGGCGCCTCTCCCCGCACCTGTCCCAGCCCCCTCCACCCCGGCCTCGGCACCCCCTCCTTCTTCACAAAACCACGTGACGGAGAGATGA